One Leisingera sp. S132 genomic window, ATGAAGCGCATATTACGTTTTGCCCTTGGCACCGCAGTTGCGGCGTCGGCAGCCCTGGCCGCAGTGGTCGCTTGGCCTATCGGCGTGCCGCTGGGCGAGCTTAACCTCGAGGGAGATGTGAACCGGGGAGCCTATTTGGCCAGAGCATCTGGCTGTATCGCTTGCCATACCGACTTTTCTAGCGGCGGAGCATCTTTGGCGGGTGGGGTAAAGTTCGATACTCCATTCGGCACTCTGTACTCGCCCAACCTCACATCGGACAGCGAACATGGGCTCGGCAGCTGGACGGTTGAACAATTTGCACAGGCTGTCCGCCAGGGTGTTGCCCCTGACGGACAGCCCTATTACCCGGCTTTCACATACCCGTTTTATAGCAACTTCACTGATCAGGACATTGCTGATCTTTGGGCTGCCTTTCAGACGGTTCCGGCTGTGGCCCAGCCGTCCAGGAAGCAAGAGATGGCTTTTCCGTTCAACCAGAGATGGGGGCTGAAGATCTGGCGCGCGGCGTTCCTTGAACCTCCAAGAACGGAACCTGTCCCTGGGAACGGTGAATTGTGGAACCGCGGGCGGCTTCTGGTTGAGGGGGCCGCGCATTGCGCCGCGTGTCACACCGGGCGCAATTTAGCCGGAGCCCGGAAAACTGACACAGAACACTTCAAGGGCAGTGATGCCCTGCCGGGAGGCGGCAAGGCTCCGGCCATTGATTACCTATCTCTTCAGAAACGCGGCTGGACCGTCGACAGCCTGGCTTACGCACTGCGTACTGGCGTGATGCCGGATGGCGACGCATTTGGCGGAACGATGGGGGAGGTTGTTCTCTATGGAACCGCCTTTCTGACCGTCAAGGACCGCAAGGCAATGGCGGCCTATCTTCTGGATGACCATTCCGGGGGGTGAAGATCTCGCCGAAAATCAGGCCTAGCATGGAAAGGAAGGACACTATGAACCTCAATCGCCGGCAATTCCTGGCAGGCGCCAGTGCCATGGCCATTCTGCCCCAGGCAAATAGTGCGGCAACCGGGCCATTCGTCCTGGAGGCCAAACCAAGCAGTATGCAACTGGTGCCGCCTGAGTTCGGTCAGCACCCCGAAACCGAAGTCTGGGGGTTTGATGGCACTGTTCCTGGCCCGCTGATCCGTGCCCGGCAAGGGGAGCTTCTGCAGCCGCGTCTAATCAACAGATTACCGCAGCCAACGGCTGTGCATTGGCATGGTCTGCGAGTTCCGAATGCGATGGACGGGGTTCCAGGGATGACACAAGATGCCGTCTTGCCGGGTGATGATTTTCTGTATGAATTGCCGTTGAAGGATGCGGGAACATATTGGTATCACTCGCATAATCAGTCGACGGAGCAGGTCGCGCGGGGACTCTACGGCGTGATGGTTGTAAGTGAGGCCGAAGCGCCGGAAACTGACCATGATATCGTTGTTGTGCTGGATGACTGGCGCCTCAGCGAGAAAGCTCAGATTGCCAATGATTTTGGCGCAGTTCATGATTGGACACACGCGGGACGGTTGGGCAATTTCATCCATGCTGCGCTGACACCGCAGGTCTCCGAAGTTCAGCAAAACCAGCGTCTCAGGCTGCGTTTCGTCAATGTGGCGACCGACAGGATTATGACGGTGTCATTGCTTGGTCTGACCGGGAAGATCGCTGCCCGTGATGGTATGCCGCTGCAAGAACCTGAGGATCTGGGTCTCATGGTCCTTGGCCCGGCGGAAAGAGCTGATGTTATAGCTGATGTTTCGGCCGCTCCAGGCGAGAGTGTCCAAGTGGTTCTCCACGAACGCGGCACTGCCTATCTTCTTGAAGAGATTGAAGTGGCTGGCCGGCATGCCAAGGCCCCGCGCGGGGTGGTCGCTCCGTTGCCTGACAATCCAATCACGCGTCTTGGCAGCCTGTCGCATGCGCGCAGGATTTCTTTGACCATGGAGGGCGGCGCAATGAGCGGCTTGC contains:
- a CDS encoding cytochrome c produces the protein MKRILRFALGTAVAASAALAAVVAWPIGVPLGELNLEGDVNRGAYLARASGCIACHTDFSSGGASLAGGVKFDTPFGTLYSPNLTSDSEHGLGSWTVEQFAQAVRQGVAPDGQPYYPAFTYPFYSNFTDQDIADLWAAFQTVPAVAQPSRKQEMAFPFNQRWGLKIWRAAFLEPPRTEPVPGNGELWNRGRLLVEGAAHCAACHTGRNLAGARKTDTEHFKGSDALPGGGKAPAIDYLSLQKRGWTVDSLAYALRTGVMPDGDAFGGTMGEVVLYGTAFLTVKDRKAMAAYLLDDHSGG
- a CDS encoding multicopper oxidase family protein, producing MAILPQANSAATGPFVLEAKPSSMQLVPPEFGQHPETEVWGFDGTVPGPLIRARQGELLQPRLINRLPQPTAVHWHGLRVPNAMDGVPGMTQDAVLPGDDFLYELPLKDAGTYWYHSHNQSTEQVARGLYGVMVVSEAEAPETDHDIVVVLDDWRLSEKAQIANDFGAVHDWTHAGRLGNFIHAALTPQVSEVQQNQRLRLRFVNVATDRIMTVSLLGLTGKIAARDGMPLQEPEDLGLMVLGPAERADVIADVSAAPGESVQVVLHERGTAYLLEEIEVAGRHAKAPRGVVAPLPDNPITRLGSLSHARRISLTMEGGAMSGLRQGRYEGELLSSQELFEAGQIWTFNGEAGLPAEPITTAQRGEIIRMPIHNNTAFPHAMHLHGTHFQEVLPDGGLGPLKDTLLVARRETREIAFVADNPGDWLLHCHMLSHQAAGMKTWLRVT